The region CGCAGCCCGTCCCCGCCGAGATCGATCCCCGCAACGTCTTGAACAGGCTGTTTGGCAAGAAGGGGCAGGCCAGTCGAGTCACGAAGGCAAACACTCTCGACCGGCAAATGCTCGACCGTGTGTTGGGCGGCGCGCGGGACCTACGCCGGACACTGGCCCCAACCGACCAGCAAAAACTGGATGAGTATCTCGACAGCGTGCGGGCGGTCGAGCGTCGCATTGTCGCGATCGAGCATCGCCAACAGGAGGCGGCCCTAGAGAAGGCGGGCGTCCGCTCGACCAAGCGTCACGCCAGCGATTCGCCGCCAATCGAGGTCAAGATTCCCGAGGGTGACAAACGCAGCGAATACATGCAGGTGATGTGCGACCTGACCGTCCTGGCCTTTCAGACGGACACCACACGCGTCAGTACGTACATCGGGTCCACGCCCAACGGCGTGTCTTATCCCGAATTGGGCTTTACGGACAAGCACCACTCGCAGACGCACCACGAGAATCGAAAAGAGATGGTCCGAAAGGTGGCAGCGATCACGAAGTTCAACATCGATCAGTTTGCCTACATGGTGAGAAAGATGGCCAGCCTGCGCGAGGGTGACGGCACGCTGCTGGACAACTGCATCATGATGTGGGGCTCGGGGCTGGAAGACGGCAACAAGCACCGACGCGAGAACTTGCCATTCATCGTTGCGGGCAAGGGTGGCGGTTCGATCAAGACCGGGCGTTTCCTGACCGACGTCAAGGGTAACCAGGGCGACCTGCTCAAGACGCTGCTCGCGTGCGCCGGCGTGCCGCTGGACCGGCCAATCGGCATCGCGACCAAGCAGATCACCGAAATGATGGCCTGATCTTGCTTTAGCATCGTCTAATCTTGCTTTAGCAGCCGCAATGCTTCCAGGGAAAGCCCTGGGCTGCTAAATCTAACTTCATCAGTAACGAAGGGCCACGATTTCAATCGGCACGTTCTGGCAGAAATGACTCAGCGAATTCGAACACAGATCCATCCGGTTGCGTCGCGTGACTCGGTTTCAGGCTTTGCCAATCGTAGCCCACCAAACCCAAGCAATTAAAGCACCTTGCAACGGCAAGCGTGCGACGAGCATCCAGAATGGAATCGACGGAAACAGTTCGGCGTTGGTCATCATAAAAAGGTTTGCTGGAAAGACTGCGACCAACAATGCGATCAAGCCCCATCCCGCTGCACGCCGCAGTCGTGGTACCGCCACGCCAATCCCGCCGAGCACTTCAAAGAATCCTGAGACGTACACCAATGCCAACGGCCATGGCAGATAGTATGGCATGATCTTCAAGTAGGTCATCGGCGAGACAAAGTGATTGATGCCTGCCGCTACGAAAAAGACGGAAATCAGGCCGATGGAAATCCGTTTGCTCAGCGATGTATTCTGGCGTTCGATCATGGGAGCTGTTCGTTTTACTTCGCAATGCTGCGATAGGAAAGTGAAATGGCGAGCTTCGAGCTGTCAAACACGCCGCATGCGATCGTTGTTTCGCTCTTCCAAATGTAAGGACAAATTAACCATATCGATGATGATGATGCACTCGAGTCAAAACCCCTAGCCTATTCTTGTTGGCTGGGCACCTCTGTGTTGCGGGGGGCGGTCCTGCCACGCATTCTTCCCGATGCGATTGGCTTTGGTTTGCTGGCTGCGACTCAGTTTTCCACCGAGACGCCACGGTAGGTCATTTTGGGTTGCTTGCGTAAGAAGCGGCGAGCGATCTCGGGGAGGTCGTCTTCGTGCCCCAGCACAATCACGATGTCGCCCGGTTTTAACAGCAGCGTGGGCGATGGGTTGAGTTGCATCGTCCCATCGGCATGGCGAACGCCGACGATCAGAAAGCTGTGATTGCCGCGGATTTCCAGCTCGCTGAGTGGATGATTGGAAAGCTCGGAATCGGAGATGACTTCGAGCTCGTTGAACTGCAGTCCAATTCGCCGAAGATCCTCTAGCATCGTGCCTTGATCTTGAATCTGCTCCAAAATGCTTTCGGCCGTCGGTTGGGTGATCAGCTGAGCGACCTTTTGGGCACCGATCGCGGTAGGCAAGACGACTTGGTTTGCGCCGCATCCAAGCAGTTTCTTTTCGGTGCGTGGGTTTTCACCGCGAGCGATAATGCGGACGGCCGGATTCATCTCGCGTGCGGTGATCGTGACAAACACATTGGTGGCATCAAGCGATAAGACCGCAGCGACGTTGGTGGCTCGCTTGATTCCGGCTTGATCCAAGATGTCTTCTTCGGACGCATCGCCATGCAGGACCAGGTAGCCGCGATCTTCGGCAGCACGCAGTCGGTCCAGATCGGTGTCGATCGCGACAAACGGTTTGCCTGCGGCGTGTAGTTCTCGTGCCAGGATCGTGCCTAAGCGTCCCATCCCACAAATGATGGTGTGGTTGCTGAGTCGCTCGATTCCCTTGGTCATTCGTCTTGCTCCCATTGCTCGGTTCAGTTCGCCATCGATCAACATCTGCATGAATCCGCCGACGGTGTAGATTACCGCACCATAGCCGGCGACGATCACCATGATCGTCAGTGCACGCAGCGGCGGCGATTCGATCGGATGGACTTCGCCGTAACCGACGCCGAAGATCGTGATCACGACCATGTAAAGTGCATCGTCCAGATGCCAGCCGGCCGCCATGTAACCGGCGACGGCCACCAGGCAGATTAATAGAAACAACACGCCGCCGGTTAAGATGCGGCGCAGCGGTGGCGAGGCCGACAAATGCGACACCGCAGGCGGAGCGGGCGGTTTTGTCACCCGGTCGATGCTTCGTTGTGGATCCACGTTGGCTCACGTCTCCTTTGCCGGAGCGAGCTATGTCGAGCCAGCCGGAGGTGTCGCTTCCACTTGACGCAATTGCAACGAATCGACCACTTTGCCGTGGGCCAACACGTTGGTGATCACGACCAACCAGCTGCCGGGAGTGACCCAATCACTTTGCCGCAAGCGTTCGGTCGCATTGGCAATCGTGACGTCCGGGTCGTCGGAAAATTCCATCAGGAAAGGCTCGACGCCCCACAGCAACAACATTTGATTGAACGTGTCTTCGGCGTCGGTAAAGGCATAAATGGGAACGCCACGCGGCCGAAGCGATGCGAGCACATAAGCCAAGAAACCGCTGCGGGTAAAGACAACGATGCCGGCTTGGCCAAGCTCTTGTGCCAATAGGGCGGCCGAGCGAAGCATCTTGGCTTTGGGTTCTCGTAGCGTGATCAGCGAATTGAGCGAACGGCTGACCGTCGGTTCGATGCTGCGGATGATGTTCTTCATCACCTCGACCGATTCAAACGGGTAGGCTCCGGTGGTCGTTTCGCCTGATAACATCACCGCGTCGGCTTGTTCACGAACCGCGTTGCTGACGTCCGATACTTCCGCTCGCGTTGGCATCGGAGATTGGATCATCGATTCGAGCAGGTGCGTTGCGATGATCACCGGTTTGCCTTCGCTTTGACAAGCAGCGATCAACTGCGATTGGACCAACGGCAGCTTGTGGTAATCGATCTCGATCCCCAAGTCGCCACGCGCGATCATCAATCCATCCGACTCGCGGATGATCTCTTCCATGTTTTGCACACCCGCCTGGTCTTCGATCTTGGCCACGATCCGGGCGTTGGATCCGATCTCTTTTAGGTAAGCTTGCAAGGTGCGAATGTCCGCAGCGGTGCGAACAAACGAGAGTGCAACGAAGTCGATCCCGGCTTCGGCACCGGCCTGCAGGTCATGTTTGTCTTTCTCGGTCACGGCTGGCAAGTTGACATGAACGCCCGGCAGATTGATGTGCCGCCGTGACGTGAGCATGCCCGGCGTCTCGACTTCACAAAGAATGCCGTCGTCATCCTTGTCCATGATTCGCATGCGGATCAGTCCGCTGTCGATCAAAATCGTCGCACCCACTTTGACGTCGCGAGCAAGGTCGGGATAGTTGACCGAGACGCAAGGGCAATCCAGGTCGTCTGGAGCGGGATTCGACGAGGCTTGCAGTCGGATTCGGTTTCCGACAACCAGTTCGATCGGCTGTTCCACCACGCCGGTACGGATCTCAGGGCCTTTGACGTCCATCATCACCGCAACGTGACGACCGACCTTGTCCGAGGTCTGGCGAATTCGTTTGGTGACTTCGATCGCCCACTCGCCGGTGCCGTGGGCCATGTTCAGACGAAAGACATCGACACCTTGGTTGATCAGACGCGTTAAGCCCTCTTCGGACTGCGTCGCAGGGCCAAGCGTCGCGACAATCTTCGTGTGACGATAGTGAGTGTGCCGGTACCGACGCACCGTGTCAGAAATCAACGTATCGGGCATTTCAGATAACATGGGCATTTGGATTCAATAAGGATGAGAGTCCAGAATCTATAAGGTGGCTGCGACAATTGCGAGCGCGACTTGACAATGCCGGAATGACACACGCTGGACGCCGTTATCGGCTGAATAAACGGGAAAGTGATGATCGCGAATGCGCAGCGAATCGAAAAAGTTCGCTTCGCCTGCGAGTTTTGGACGCCATCGCGGTACAGTTCATTCGCTGGGGATGCGCGAGGTGACGGCCCTGCGGAGGGGTGTTTCCTGCAGATGCGCAGTCTGGTTTGCCTCGTTGTTTCTCTCTCGACGCGGCGCCCATCGGCGAGTTTTGTCCGGCGTGTGTCATCGCGATTGTTTCGGCTTTGTCGTTGGCAGCCAACCAACCGCCGGTGCTTGTATCACGCGGGTTGGTAATCGAAGTAATTTTTGCTTTTGATCACCTCGGCCACCGGTTCGGGGACCATCGTTTCCCATTCCGGATCACCATTTTTGATCATCCGCAGCACCTCGCGTGAGAAGATCTTTAGGCATTCGGGGTCGTAGTTTTCGACTGCGTTGATCTCGCCGCGGTCAAGCAGGTAGTGGTACAACTTGCTGAGTTCGGGTTTGACTTCGAGATTGTCACACGTGACCAGTTCGCCGGTCGCCGGATCCAACAGCGGGTAGCAGTAAATCTTCAAATCGTTCTTGAACAAACGTCCGAACGATTCAAGGATCCCGCCTTCCAAACTGGTGTAGTACTGTTCGTCAAAGAGTTCCAACAAGCTGCCGGCGCCCATCGTGATCGCGATACTTTCTCGGGTGTACCGCGATAGATAGGCAGCGAGACGAAAGTAGCGAAAGTAATCTGAAATCAGGACCGGCATGCCACAGGCCGCCATGACATCGGCGCGAGCGAGAAAGTCTCGCAAATCAATTTCGCCTTCGGCTTTCAAGTTATTCATGGTGATCTCCATCACCTGAGCCACTTCTTTGCCGGCGACGCTCGGCAGTTGAGAGAACTTTTCGTGCGCCCCGCGAAGCATGTCGAGATTGACGTTGCACACCGGGCGAAAGCTGCCGCGTTCCACCAGGATGGGCTTGCGATAAAAGAATTCCGATGGCTGTAGCACTTCGCCGCTGCTGGCAAACATCGCAGCGCCGCTCAAACCAAGTTCGACAAGTTTTAGACTCATCAATCGGTTGTCGACATGGCGGAACGCGATCCCCGAGAATTCGATCATGTCGATTTCGATCCGCGAAGTCGAAAGTCCATCAAGCAGCGAATCGACAAGCAGTTCGGGTTCATGGTGCAGCGCGAAGGCACCGTGCACAAGGTTCACGCCGACGATCCCGAGTGCTTCTTGCTGTAGCGCCGCCTCTTCGTCAAGCATCCGCACGTGGATGATGATTTGGCTATCGTCGTCGCGTGGATGAGCTTGGAATTTAATTCCCATCCAACCGTGACACTCGTTCGTGCCCTGAAAATTCCTCGCCGAGACCGTGTCGGCAAAGGCAAAGAAGGCGGTCGTGTCGCCTCGAACGTCACGCAGGCGATCGAGATTCAAGCGGTGTTCGTAATCGAGCATCGCTTGCAGTCGTTCGCGGCAAACGTAACGTGACGCGCGGCCATAGATCGCGTCGCTTACCTTCATGTCGTAGGCGGACATGCTTTTGGCGATCGTGCCGGCGCCGCCGCCGACGCGAAAGAACCAGCGTACCACTTCTTGGCCCGCCCCGATCTCGGCAAACGTGCCGTAGCGGCGAGGATCCAGATTCACATCAAGCGCCTTTTGATGTGTGTCCATCGTGCTCGATGTTTGTTTTTTCGAATTGAAGCGGTGCATGAATCGGTCGAACTGTGATGACAAGGGAAGAGCGTTTGCGATCGTGGCAAATCCGCTCCCCGAGGCGAAAGCTTCGCCATGGGGGCTTGGGGCGTTGCACGAGAATTCCGCAGCTTTGCTAAGCACAAACCATGCCGCCGAGGATTAAATGGCTCTGACGCTCCAAATCGGGGTCAAAACAGTGTTTACGATGTGCCGTGGTGCCAGCACTTGTGCTCATGGATTGTGCACTGGCTGCTTTGAATTGGTGCACATGGGGGGATTGTGCGAGGCGATGAGGACAGCAACGCGCGCTCACGCGAGGGCAGGGTTGTCCATTTTTAGCATTCGAGCAAACCACGTAAAACGCCAGCGGCGGAGGCGGTCGCCCCCAGTTTCGCATCAGTGATCCGGCATGATCCGAGCGACGAAATTTGGCGGGGGCACAAGGTTTGCGATGAAGCGGGGGCCAACATGGACAATGGCGGTGCTGCCGCAGTGCAGCAGGTTGTCCAAGCCCTTTTACTTTTCGTATTAAACAAGCCGGAATTTTAAGATGAGCACAACGCTGACTGCAGAGACAAAAAGCAATCCCCGTGGACCAGCGAGTAATGGATCTGCAGCGACCCCGCCCGGTTTGAGTCCGCGGCTTTCGGCGATCGCCGCCGTCACCGGTTACAAAACCACCACACCGGCGATGGATTTCTCGGAAACCCCGATGCAGGATTTGTTCTGCGCCAACGTCTTTAGCAAAAAGGTGATGCAAGAGCGGCTGCCCAAGCCGGTTTACAAGTCGTTGATGAAAACGATCGAATCCGGTGAAAAGCTCGATCCGACCGTCGCTGACGCCGTCGCGTCGGCCATGAAGGATTGGGCGCTCAGCAAAGGAGCGACTCACTATGCTCACGTCTTTTACCCGTTGACCGGCGCGACCGCTGAGAAGCACGACAGTTTTCTCTCGCCCGATGGCGAAGGGGGCTCGATCGCGGAATTTAGTGGCAGTCAGTTGATCCAAGGCGAACCGGATGGTTCGAGTTTTCCGACCGGTGGGATTCGGCAAACCTTTGAAGCGCGTGGCTATACGATTTGGGACGTGACCAGTCCAGCGTACATCTTAGAGAACCCTAACGGGACGACGCTGTGCATTCCCACCGCGTTTGTTTCGTGGACTGGGGAGGCGCTTGACAAGAAAACGCCGGTGTTGCGTTCGATGCAAGCGCTGAACAAACAGGCTCAGCGGATCCTGAAGTTGTTTGGTCACGAGGACGGTGCCTTTGTCGCTTCGACAGCCGGACCCGAACAAGAGTATTTTTTGATCGATCGACACTTCTATTTTGCTCGCCCCGACTTGGTCAACGCCGGGCGAACGTTGTTCGGTGCCAAGCCGCCGAAGGGCCAAGAGTTTGATGATCACTACTTTGGTGCGATTCCTGAACGCGTGTTGGCATTCATGCTCGAGAGCGAACGGGAACTGTTCAAGCTAGGGATTCCAGTCAAGACGCGGCACAACGAAGTCGCTCCGGGGCAGTATGAGATTGCTCCGATGTTTGA is a window of Novipirellula caenicola DNA encoding:
- a CDS encoding potassium channel family protein: MTKPPAPPAVSHLSASPPLRRILTGGVLFLLICLVAVAGYMAAGWHLDDALYMVVITIFGVGYGEVHPIESPPLRALTIMVIVAGYGAVIYTVGGFMQMLIDGELNRAMGARRMTKGIERLSNHTIICGMGRLGTILARELHAAGKPFVAIDTDLDRLRAAEDRGYLVLHGDASEEDILDQAGIKRATNVAAVLSLDATNVFVTITAREMNPAVRIIARGENPRTEKKLLGCGANQVVLPTAIGAQKVAQLITQPTAESILEQIQDQGTMLEDLRRIGLQFNELEVISDSELSNHPLSELEIRGNHSFLIVGVRHADGTMQLNPSPTLLLKPGDIVIVLGHEDDLPEIARRFLRKQPKMTYRGVSVEN
- a CDS encoding TonB-dependent receptor, producing the protein MDTHQKALDVNLDPRRYGTFAEIGAGQEVVRWFFRVGGGAGTIAKSMSAYDMKVSDAIYGRASRYVCRERLQAMLDYEHRLNLDRLRDVRGDTTAFFAFADTVSARNFQGTNECHGWMGIKFQAHPRDDDSQIIIHVRMLDEEAALQQEALGIVGVNLVHGAFALHHEPELLVDSLLDGLSTSRIEIDMIEFSGIAFRHVDNRLMSLKLVELGLSGAAMFASSGEVLQPSEFFYRKPILVERGSFRPVCNVNLDMLRGAHEKFSQLPSVAGKEVAQVMEITMNNLKAEGEIDLRDFLARADVMAACGMPVLISDYFRYFRLAAYLSRYTRESIAITMGAGSLLELFDEQYYTSLEGGILESFGRLFKNDLKIYCYPLLDPATGELVTCDNLEVKPELSKLYHYLLDRGEINAVENYDPECLKIFSREVLRMIKNGDPEWETMVPEPVAEVIKSKNYFDYQPA
- a CDS encoding DUF1552 domain-containing protein, which translates into the protein MNRTDNRSRVDRRTLLKGAGVSLALPLMESLGWNSPSWAAGGSVAKPPVRLGFMYMPHGVIMDEFWPKSPEAYRDSPPPAIESLRPILDQCLMMKGISGVPIEPFGGAPHALELSTWLTATLPDADTRSRVNIAISADQIMANYVGAHTLLPSLELATMPQTWKENQAGLHEAYYSHCSYRSPTQPVPAEIDPRNVLNRLFGKKGQASRVTKANTLDRQMLDRVLGGARDLRRTLAPTDQQKLDEYLDSVRAVERRIVAIEHRQQEAALEKAGVRSTKRHASDSPPIEVKIPEGDKRSEYMQVMCDLTVLAFQTDTTRVSTYIGSTPNGVSYPELGFTDKHHSQTHHENRKEMVRKVAAITKFNIDQFAYMVRKMASLREGDGTLLDNCIMMWGSGLEDGNKHRRENLPFIVAGKGGGSIKTGRFLTDVKGNQGDLLKTLLACAGVPLDRPIGIATKQITEMMA
- the pyk gene encoding pyruvate kinase; this encodes MPMLSEMPDTLISDTVRRYRHTHYRHTKIVATLGPATQSEEGLTRLINQGVDVFRLNMAHGTGEWAIEVTKRIRQTSDKVGRHVAVMMDVKGPEIRTGVVEQPIELVVGNRIRLQASSNPAPDDLDCPCVSVNYPDLARDVKVGATILIDSGLIRMRIMDKDDDGILCEVETPGMLTSRRHINLPGVHVNLPAVTEKDKHDLQAGAEAGIDFVALSFVRTAADIRTLQAYLKEIGSNARIVAKIEDQAGVQNMEEIIRESDGLMIARGDLGIEIDYHKLPLVQSQLIAACQSEGKPVIIATHLLESMIQSPMPTRAEVSDVSNAVREQADAVMLSGETTTGAYPFESVEVMKNIIRSIEPTVSRSLNSLITLREPKAKMLRSAALLAQELGQAGIVVFTRSGFLAYVLASLRPRGVPIYAFTDAEDTFNQMLLLWGVEPFLMEFSDDPDVTIANATERLRQSDWVTPGSWLVVITNVLAHGKVVDSLQLRQVEATPPAGST